The Temnothorax longispinosus isolate EJ_2023e unplaced genomic scaffold, Tlon_JGU_v1 HiC_scaffold_465, whole genome shotgun sequence region TAATTAACTGCTAATTATCATCAATCGTtttaaaagatgtaaaaaaaattgctaatttttcagttatagaaaaagaatatattttgtaaaaattgtataatttctttatcaaggaaattaatacaattcaAATGTAATTCGAGTAACTTAACGTATTTTTAATCTCTTcgcgaatttttaatatggaaTATCTGTATTCAGGAAGAGATACTACAACAGTACAATAGCGCAAGTGTTGTGATAAATTCACGGCGAATTCGCGCGGGGAGAAGAGCGCGTCGTCGCGACTGTCCCCTTAGTACGCTCCTCGAAATTTCGCGTACATCTCGTACAGCACGGCGAACTTGTCGTTCTCGAAATCCACGTTCACGTCGTCGTAAGGATAGAATTCCGAGTTGAGACACAATTTCACGTTGGCGAGCACGCAATGATCGAACCTCGAGGCGTCGCCCACAAATTCGTTTCGCCGTCCGGTCTGCAGCGCGAATATGACGTATCGCGGCTTCTCCAATTGCGGCGCGGCTTTCACGGCCCACGAATGCTTGGTCGTGCTCTGCAGCAGGGGAAATTCGTACAGGTCCCAAGAGCGAAAGCCCGCGCTCAGAAATCGTCCGCTCTCCAACGTTCGCAACAGCGATAATTTAGTCACGTCGTTTAGCGCCACGTGAGGCATACGCCATTGCACCTTCAGCAACGTAATTTTAGGATCCTTGGCCGGATCTCTCGGCACGGTCTTCTTCGGATCCACGACGCAGTTGTGGTCGTTACGAGAGCGTATCAGGATAAGTTCATGTCGCGCGTTTATCACCACGCGTCTGTAGTCCTCGCAGAAACCCAAAAGAATATTCAAAGGTACGCAAAAGTTGAATTGATGGGACGCGTTGTTCAGATTCGATTCGCTCGTCGAATAACTCCATCCGGCGTTCTGCAGTCTTCTGGCTCGTTCGGTGGTCAGCGACACGTAGTTCTTTATTGTGCTGGTTATGCCGACGTCTCTACACCGGTCGATCTCCACGCTGtcgagctcgtatcgaatttCGTCGAACATAAACGCGACGCAGTTGTTGACTAATTTTGCGTATTGTTCCTCATTCGTCGCGCCGTCGTCGTTGAGTCGTCCCTCGACGTACAGGAAACTGTCGCACGGCAGCGTATACAGATCCTGCTGCTGTATGGgtattcgtatctcgtcgTTGTGCCCGAACGTCGTGTTGACGTACGGGTTATACGTGTGAGTCTCGATTCCGACGATGCGCTCGTCGAAGATCGGCTCACCGCCGATACTCAGGATGTCGGCCATGGTTTTTCCTCTCGAAGTAGAAACGACGCGGTAGTGACGCGTTTCTCACGGCGAGACCCAGCGATTGTAGGAACCGTAGGCGTTGCTGAGAACggctctttctcttcctccgctTTTCTTCCCTACGCTTCCGATCTCGTCGTAGAACGGGCTAGCTCGCTCGTTCGTACAATTCGCGCTAGATCCGTTCAGAACGAGCATcccttctctcgctctctctcttcagggatacacgcacacacacactaaCCGTGACGACGTACGTGCAGTCTAATCGTTATCTCCTCGCCGCGAAAGTCGATCAGCCGATCTTTCTGATTCACGACTCGCACCGTGATATCGgtgacgtttcgcgcgacgaTCGGGAGGTAAATGATCTGCGTCGGAGTCTCCGACAGTTTATATCCCGGTGGAACTTTCGGCGCAAATTCGTGTATCGCGTGCACCGAGCGTCCGTTGCTGTACGCTCCCGCGGTGATACTGCACTCGATGCGAATTATGTTCACGCTCATGACGTCAACAGGTCCGTCGGAAACGTACCATTTGTTCGGTTTTAAGATACGATCGCTCGAGAAACCCAAAAGAGAACCGATGCTGTTCGGTTTTGCAAAAATCACTCGGTAGGCGCACTTTATCTCGCTCCTCATGGTATTCTCGTTGGCGCGAAGATCGAGCACTCTATCGCCACCGTCGTCGTCCCCGTAAATGTCATAACCGtcgccatcgtcgtcgtcttcgtcctCGTATATGTGATAAACCTCGTCGTCGGCTTCGTCCTCGTATATGTGATAAACCTCGTCGTCGGCTTCGTCC contains the following coding sequences:
- the LOC139824609 gene encoding uncharacterized protein, which produces MADILSIGGEPIFDERIVGIETHTYNPYVNTTFGHNDEIRIPIQQQDLYTLPCDSFLYVEGRLNDDGATNEEQYAKLVNNCVAFMFDEIRYELDSVEIDRCRDVGITSTIKNYVSLTTERARRLQNAGWSYSTSESNLNNASHQFNFCVPLNILLGFCEDYRRVVINARHELILIRSRNDHNCVVDPKKTVPRDPAKDPKITLLKVQWRMPHVALNDVTKLSLLRTLESGRFLSAGFRSWDLYEFPLLQSTTKHSWAVKAAPQLEKPRYVIFALQTGRRNEFVGDASRFDHCVLANVKLCLNSEFYPYDDVNVDFENDKFAVLYEMYAKFRGAY